From the Polaribacter tangerinus genome, the window TTGGTACACTTTCTTGTAATGTAGATGCAAAGTTAAATAATATTCCTAGAGACTCTAATGCTGCAACAGCCATTAATATTCCTAAGAAAAATAAAATACTAGGCATTTCAATTTTAGATAATGAGGCATGAACCGGACTGTGATGTGCAGCTCTATCAGACTCGGTTGAATTATAGTCTGTTAACGATATTTTTGAACGACTGTAAATTTCTGCAAAAGTTGCTACTACTGCCAAAGAAAGCATCATTCCCACATAAGGAGGCAAATGTGTTACTGTTTTAAATACAGGTACAAAAACAATGGCAGTTAAACCTAAATACAACATTCTTGCGCTATGCGGACTTTTAGGCTTATCTTCTACATCTTCTTCAAAATCTATTTCTCCTTTAAACGCTGGTAAAAAAGATGCAATAAAACTCGGAATTATCATACAAAGTAGAGATGGAATAAATAAATATAAGAACAACATTTCAGTAGTTACTTTTTTACCTATCCACAACATTGTTGTAGTTACGTCTCCAATAGGAGACCATGCTCCACCTGCGTTAGCTGCAATAATAATTAAACCTGCAAACCAAATTCTTTCGTTTCTATTTTTTACAATTTTCTGTAAAATGGATATTAAAACTATAGTAGCAGTTAAGTTATCAATAATTGCAGATAAAATGAACGCTAGTGCAGAAAAGATCCATAAAATAGTTTTTTTCTTTTTGGTGTGAATGAAGCTTTTTATGGTAGAAAAACCATCAAAATAATCGATAATTTCTACAATAGTCATTGCTCCTAATAGAAACACAAGAATTTCTGCAGTTTTACCAAGATGATGAAGTAATGTTTCTTCTACAAGGTGCATTTTATCCTCATGGACTAAACCTGTAAAACCTTCTACCAAAGAATGCTGACTAGAGTCGAACCAATTTGTAAAATTATCTACACCCAATGCTACTAAAGCCCAACAAACTGCCATCATAACCAAAGCTGGTATAAGTTTATCTAACTTAATATTGTGTTCTAAGGTAATGGCCAAATATCCCATTACAAATACTATAATAATTGCTGATTCCATATTGTATATTTAAATTAAATCAATTGATTGAGCGCTATTTCAAACGCTGTTGAACATATTTTTGTTTTTGATGCACTCTTTTTAAATGTTTTTTGCAAGGCTTTTTTAATGATATTTGAGGTATCATCAAAAATAGCTTTATCTTGCATAGGCAATGATACTTTTGCTTCCATTAAATAAGCAAAAACTCTTGCTATCCCACAATTTGAGATAAAGTCTGGCAATAGACTTAAATGATTATCTGTATACTCCATAATTGGCCCAAAGAAAATTTCTTTGTCTGCAAAAGGTACATTAGCACCAGGAGAAATTACCTCTAATCCGGTATCTATCATTTGCTGAACTTGCTCTTTAGACACCAACCTAGAAGCAGCTGCAGGTATGAATATTTCTGCAGGTAGGCTCCATATTTTAGCATTAATTTCGTCAAACGGAATCATATGCTTAGAAACCAATTTATTACCATCTTTAGATAAAAATAATTGTCTCATTTCATCCATAGAAAAACCAACTTCGTTAATTAGGCCTCCTTCTCTATCAATAATTCCGACAACCTTTGCACCTAACTGAGTGAGATAGTAAGCAGCTGCAGAACCAACATTTCCAAAACCTTGTACAATAGCTCTTTTTCCTTTTATGTTTCCTCCATAAATATCATAATAGTGCTTTACTGCCTCTGCAACACCGTAACCTGTTAGCATATCTGCCACCGTATACTTTCTAGATACATCAGGAGAGAAATGCTTATTTTCTATTACTTTGATAACCCCTAAACGTAACTGCCCAATTCTGTTAATTTTATCAGCTTCTGAAGGCTTAAAATGTCCATTAAAAATACCCTCTTGCGGGTGCCAAACACCACAATCTTCTGTAATTGGAATTACATCTTTATCTGCATCTACATTTAAATCTCCTCCGGTACCATAGTAGTGTTTTAATAATGGAGTTACTGCTTTGTACCAACGTTCTAAAACTTGCCTTTTTCTAGGATCATTAGGGTCGAAATTAATACCAGATTTAGCACCACCAATTGCGGGTCCTGAAACAGTAAACTTTACCTCCATTGTTTTTGCTAAAGAAAGTACCTCATTCATATCTAATCCTTTACGCATTCTTGTACCACCTCCAGCAGCACCACCTCGTAAAGAATTGATA encodes:
- the nhaD gene encoding sodium:proton antiporter NhaD; translation: MESAIIIVFVMGYLAITLEHNIKLDKLIPALVMMAVCWALVALGVDNFTNWFDSSQHSLVEGFTGLVHEDKMHLVEETLLHHLGKTAEILVFLLGAMTIVEIIDYFDGFSTIKSFIHTKKKKTILWIFSALAFILSAIIDNLTATIVLISILQKIVKNRNERIWFAGLIIIAANAGGAWSPIGDVTTTMLWIGKKVTTEMLFLYLFIPSLLCMIIPSFIASFLPAFKGEIDFEEDVEDKPKSPHSARMLYLGLTAIVFVPVFKTVTHLPPYVGMMLSLAVVATFAEIYSRSKISLTDYNSTESDRAAHHSPVHASLSKIEMPSILFFLGILMAVAALESLGILFNFASTLQESVPMMGTEFQVPGAVGVSDLVVLLLGVGSAVIDNVPLVAASLGMFSQAVDNPLWHFIAFSAGTGGSMLIIGSAAGVVAMGMEKIDFFWYLKKISWLALVGFLVGSGAFMVIRTLF
- a CDS encoding Glu/Leu/Phe/Val dehydrogenase dimerization domain-containing protein — encoded protein: MKELLKRYEEKQPEIVFHWKDQETDAEGWTVINSLRGGAAGGGTRMRKGLDMNEVLSLAKTMEVKFTVSGPAIGGAKSGINFDPNDPRKRQVLERWYKAVTPLLKHYYGTGGDLNVDADKDVIPITEDCGVWHPQEGIFNGHFKPSEADKINRIGQLRLGVIKVIENKHFSPDVSRKYTVADMLTGYGVAEAVKHYYDIYGGNIKGKRAIVQGFGNVGSAAAYYLTQLGAKVVGIIDREGGLINEVGFSMDEMRQLFLSKDGNKLVSKHMIPFDEINAKIWSLPAEIFIPAAASRLVSKEQVQQMIDTGLEVISPGANVPFADKEIFFGPIMEYTDNHLSLLPDFISNCGIARVFAYLMEAKVSLPMQDKAIFDDTSNIIKKALQKTFKKSASKTKICSTAFEIALNQLI